In a genomic window of Branchiostoma floridae strain S238N-H82 chromosome 19, Bfl_VNyyK, whole genome shotgun sequence:
- the LOC118406883 gene encoding protein starmaker-like isoform X1, whose amino-acid sequence MTTVERAPLVNADEHINASPHHRKVRDDSTVPWADMVHQAIQSAPTGAANLADICQYISENFPHHGSLETVAQSVCRVLSTHKCFQVVSSPREIRWTLNAACDHKLSLPGPSLAAKDRESNLEDSDVTSSTPDGVDSASKMPVSNPNGDDRQSLMAEEEEQIASPASETTCTTMEADTAVHKNDTPESRADDCSDNTVSSSQDEASAVHHVVSSGSGTSSCHTLSMIPEEVRQQNEGSDAMFPSTPYFGDCTTYKNSQVCKGAIQSSSQNQVEETCKPAFGEQAHKKSKRKRSHSGNSGTERGSHSQSSDESIIPPSPQEETRSDLVTFARTRRALAIPHTCGKEVDSMLDGGEDAIVSDSDSDSESTVLYYEKNDEDSDTESYVIPNSHDKDDSFNSLTGPKAPVIGASMRSALWTKDHTLVPSLSQHLSSCPVRPCVVLLHRLTADDLKPYQPQKP is encoded by the exons ATGACTACTGTGGAAAGGGCTCCACTTGTAAATGCTGATGAGCATATCAATGCTAGCCCGCACCATAGGAAAGTAAGGGATGATAGTACAGTACCCTGGGCAGACATGGTGCACCAAGCAATACAGAGCGCTCCAACTGGTGCAGCAAATCTAGCAGACATTTGCCAGTACATATCTGAGAACTTTCCACATCACGGCAGTCTTGAGACTGTAGCACAGTCAGTGTGCAGGGTTCTCTCCACTCACAAGTGTTTCCAGGTCGTCAGTAGTCCTCGAGAAATAAGATGGACCCTGAATGCCGCTTGTGATCACAAGTTGTCATTACCTGGGCCTTCACTAGCTGCAAAGGACAGAGAATCCAACCTGGAGGACTCAGATGTTACAAGCTCAACACCTGATGGAGTGGATTCGGCAAGTAAAATGCCAGTGTCAAATCCAAACGGAGATGACAGACAGTCTttaatggcagaagaggaagaGCAAATTGCATCACCAGCTTCTGAAACCACATGCACAACAATGGAGGCAGACACGGCTGTCCACAAGAATGATACACCAGAGAGTCGTGCGGATGATTGCAGTGATAACACCGTCAGCAGTTCCCAAGATGAGGCGTCGGCTGTTCACCATGTTGTCAGCTCCGGCAGCGGTACTAGCAGCTGTCACACCTTGAGCATGATCCCTGAAGAAGTGAGACAGCAGAATGAAGGAAGTGATGCGATGTTTCCATCAACACCTTACTTTGGGGACTGCACTACTTACAAAAACTCACAGGTGTGTAAAGGG GCTATCCAAAGCAGCTCTCAAAACCAAGTGGAAGAAACGTGCAAACCAGCCTTTGGCGAGCAGGCCCACAAGAAGTCAAAAAGGAAACGTTCACACAGTGGGAACTCTGGGACAGAGAGGGGATCTCATTCCCAGAGCTCTGATGAGTCCATcatccccccctccccccaggagGAGACAAGGTCAGACTTGGTGACCTTCGCCAGAACTCGGAGAGCACTAGCTATTCCTCACACCTGCGGAAAAG AAGTGGACTCTATGTTGGATGGAGGGGAAGATGCGATTGTGAGTGACTCGGACAGCGATAGTGAGAGCACAGTTCTCTACTACGAGAAAAACGACGAGGATTCAGACACGGAGTCTTATGTCATCCCAAACTCCCACGACAAGGACGATTCCTTCAACAGTCTCACTGGGCCTAAG GCTCCAGTAATCGGAGCTTCCATGAGGTCTGCCCTGTGGACAAAGGACCACACGCTGGTGCCCTCCCTGTCCCAGCACCTCAGCTCCTGCCCTGTCAGGCCTTGTGTGGTACTTCTCCACAGACTCACG gcagATGACCTGAAACCTTATCAGCCCCAAAAGCCTTGA
- the LOC118406883 gene encoding protein starmaker-like isoform X2, whose product MTTVERAPLVNADEHINASPHHRKVRDDSTVPWADMVHQAIQSAPTGAANLADICQYISENFPHHGSLETVAQSVCRVLSTHKCFQVVSSPREIRWTLNAACDHKLSLPGPSLAAKDRESNLEDSDVTSSTPDGVDSASKMPVSNPNGDDRQSLMAEEEEQIASPASETTCTTMEADTAVHKNDTPESRADDCSDNTVSSSQDEASAVHHVVSSGSGTSSCHTLSMIPEEVRQQNEGSDAMFPSTPYFGDCTTYKNSQAIQSSSQNQVEETCKPAFGEQAHKKSKRKRSHSGNSGTERGSHSQSSDESIIPPSPQEETRSDLVTFARTRRALAIPHTCGKEVDSMLDGGEDAIVSDSDSDSESTVLYYEKNDEDSDTESYVIPNSHDKDDSFNSLTGPKAPVIGASMRSALWTKDHTLVPSLSQHLSSCPVRPCVVLLHRLTADDLKPYQPQKP is encoded by the exons ATGACTACTGTGGAAAGGGCTCCACTTGTAAATGCTGATGAGCATATCAATGCTAGCCCGCACCATAGGAAAGTAAGGGATGATAGTACAGTACCCTGGGCAGACATGGTGCACCAAGCAATACAGAGCGCTCCAACTGGTGCAGCAAATCTAGCAGACATTTGCCAGTACATATCTGAGAACTTTCCACATCACGGCAGTCTTGAGACTGTAGCACAGTCAGTGTGCAGGGTTCTCTCCACTCACAAGTGTTTCCAGGTCGTCAGTAGTCCTCGAGAAATAAGATGGACCCTGAATGCCGCTTGTGATCACAAGTTGTCATTACCTGGGCCTTCACTAGCTGCAAAGGACAGAGAATCCAACCTGGAGGACTCAGATGTTACAAGCTCAACACCTGATGGAGTGGATTCGGCAAGTAAAATGCCAGTGTCAAATCCAAACGGAGATGACAGACAGTCTttaatggcagaagaggaagaGCAAATTGCATCACCAGCTTCTGAAACCACATGCACAACAATGGAGGCAGACACGGCTGTCCACAAGAATGATACACCAGAGAGTCGTGCGGATGATTGCAGTGATAACACCGTCAGCAGTTCCCAAGATGAGGCGTCGGCTGTTCACCATGTTGTCAGCTCCGGCAGCGGTACTAGCAGCTGTCACACCTTGAGCATGATCCCTGAAGAAGTGAGACAGCAGAATGAAGGAAGTGATGCGATGTTTCCATCAACACCTTACTTTGGGGACTGCACTACTTACAAAAACTCACAG GCTATCCAAAGCAGCTCTCAAAACCAAGTGGAAGAAACGTGCAAACCAGCCTTTGGCGAGCAGGCCCACAAGAAGTCAAAAAGGAAACGTTCACACAGTGGGAACTCTGGGACAGAGAGGGGATCTCATTCCCAGAGCTCTGATGAGTCCATcatccccccctccccccaggagGAGACAAGGTCAGACTTGGTGACCTTCGCCAGAACTCGGAGAGCACTAGCTATTCCTCACACCTGCGGAAAAG AAGTGGACTCTATGTTGGATGGAGGGGAAGATGCGATTGTGAGTGACTCGGACAGCGATAGTGAGAGCACAGTTCTCTACTACGAGAAAAACGACGAGGATTCAGACACGGAGTCTTATGTCATCCCAAACTCCCACGACAAGGACGATTCCTTCAACAGTCTCACTGGGCCTAAG GCTCCAGTAATCGGAGCTTCCATGAGGTCTGCCCTGTGGACAAAGGACCACACGCTGGTGCCCTCCCTGTCCCAGCACCTCAGCTCCTGCCCTGTCAGGCCTTGTGTGGTACTTCTCCACAGACTCACG gcagATGACCTGAAACCTTATCAGCCCCAAAAGCCTTGA